DNA sequence from the Pseudomonas fluorescens Q2-87 genome:
TAACCGTAGCCTGCTGAGTTTGATGCACCACACCAACCGCGAGCTGCACTTTCTGCTGGACCTGTCCCGTGACCTCAAGCGCGCCAAATACACCGGCACCGAACAGCCACACCTCAAGGGCAAGAACATCGCGCTGATTTTCGAAAAGACCTCGACCCGTACCCGCTGCGCCTTTGAGGTCGCGGCCCACGACCAGGGCGCCCACGTCACCTACATCGATCCGGTGTCGTCGCAGATCGGCCACAAGGAGAGCATGAAAGATACCGCCCGGGTGCTGGGCCGGATGTTCGACGCGATCGAGTACCGTGGCTTCGAACAGGAAATCGTCGAGGAACTGGCCAAGTTCGCCGGAGTACCGGTGTTCAACGGCCTGACCGCCGAATTCCACCCCACCCAGATGATCGCCGACACCCTGACCATGCGTGAACACAGCGACAAGCCGCTGCATGACATCAGCTATGCCTACCTGGGCGATGCCCGCTACAACATGGGCAATTCGCTGCTGATGATCGGCGCCAAGCTGGGCATGGACGTGCGCATCGGCGCGCCGAAAGCCTTGTGGCCGCATCAAGACTTCATCGATCAGTGCCAGGCCTTCGCCGTCGAAAGCGGCGCGCGCATCACCATCACCGAAGACCCCAAGGAAGCCGTCAAGGGCGTGGACTTCATCCACACCGACATTTGGGTGTCCATGGGCGAGCCGGTGGAGGCCTGGGATGAGCGTATCGAGCAACTGCTGCCCTACCAAGTCAACGCGCAGATGATGAAAGCCTCGGGCAACCCACGGGTGAAATTCATGCACTGCCTGCCGGCGTTTCATAACAGCGAAACCAAGGTCGGCAAAGACATCGCCGCCCGCTATCCGAACCTGGCCAACGGCGTGGAAGTCACCGAGGACGTCTTCGAATCCCCGGCCAACATCGCCTTCGAACAAGCGGAAAACCGCATGCACACCATCAAGGCGATCCTGGTGTCGGCGCTGGCGGATATCTGAAGGCGCCCTCCCCGCTGGAATGCAATCCAGTGTGGGAGCGGGCTTGCTCGCGAAAGCGGTGTGTCAGTCAAAGGAACTGTGCCTGTTATTCCGCCTTCGCGGGCAAGCCCGCTCCCACAAGGGACCGAGTCGTCCGTTATGTATCTGTCAGAGGACAACACCATGCGCATCGTCATTGCCCTGGGCGGTAACGCCCTTCTGCGTCGGGGCGAGCCCATGACCGCAGAGAACCAACGCAGCAACATCCGCACCGCCACCGAGCAGATCGCGAAAGTCCACGCCGGCAACCAACTGGTCATCGCCCACGGCAACGGCCCGCAGGTGGGCCTGCTGTCGTTGCAGGCCGCGGCCTACACCTCGGTCACGCCATATCCACTGGACGTCCTCGGCGCCGAAACCGAAGGCATGATCGGCTACATCATCGAACAGGAACTCGGCAATCTGCTGGATTTCGAGGTGCCGTTCGCCACGCTGCTGACCCAGGTCGAGGTGGATGGCAACGATCCGGCTTTTCAGAACCCCACCAAGCCCATCGGCCCGGTCTACAGCCAGGCAGAGGCGCAAAAACTGGCCGCTGAAAAAGGCTGGGCCATCGCCCCGGACGGCGACAAGTTCCGCCGGGTGGTCGCCAGCCCACGACCCAAGCGCATCTTTGAAATCCGCCCGATCAAATGGCTGCTGGAAAAAGGCAGCATCGTGATCTGCGCCGGCGGTGGCGGCATTCCGACGATGTACGACGCGAACGGCAAGCTGCAAGGCGTGGAAGCGGTGATCGACAAAGACCTGTGCTCGGCGCTGCTGGCCGAACAGCTGGAAAGCGATCTGCTGGTCATCGCCACTGACGTCAATGCGGCATACATCGACTTTGGCAAACCGACCCAGCAAGCCATCGTCCAGGCTCACCCCGACGATATGGAAAAACTCGGTTTCGCTGCGGGTTCCATGGGGCCGAAGGTGCAAGCGGCCTGCGAATTTGCGCGCAACACTGGCAAGGTTGCGGTGATCGGGTCGTTGGCAGACATCGATGCTATTGTCCAAGGCACTGCCGGCACGCGCATCAGCACGGCCACGCCGGGAATTGTTTATCGATAAAGGGAAAACTTATGCGGCAGGCGCGGTGTCTGCCGTTCTCCATGCCTTCAAAGGAGAAACGCTTATGGCCATGTTCGAACCCGGTCACCTGCACATGGAGCGCCATGCGCTGAACAAGGAGGATTTCAGCTACAACCTGTGCATCGACTACACGCTCGAGCAGGATCCCAAGGAGGGCGCGGGTATGTCGTTTCGGGTGCATGGCACCGTCGAGGACAAGACCTTGGACGAGACGTTCTTCCTGGCCAAGGACCAAGCCTTCGACTTTGCCCGCCATGCCACCCGCATCGCGCAGAAATATGGCTTGCCCAAGACCGCCAGCATCGGTTCGATGCACAAGTACTACGACGAAATGTTCGAAGACGTTCGCCACCAACTGGACGTCAAGCCGGGCGATCCGATGAAGCCTGAACACTTGAGTTAAGAACACCGCTAAACCTTGTGGGAGCGGGCTTGCTCGCGAAGACGGAACAACCTCCAACATTAAAGTGACTGACCCACCGCTTTCGCGAGCAAGCCCGCTCCCACAGGGATCATCAGTGGCCTGAATACCGATCTACAAACAGCCCCCGCCTCGCTGGCAACTCACCCGCGCTGACCTATGCTTTAAACAGTACCCCAGGGTATTCGTTCAGAGGTCACCGCCATGAACATCAAAACAAAAAGACGCCTCGCCATCTTCGTCACCTGCGCCGCTACGCTGGCGCTGTACGGCACGGCGGCCTACCGGGTCGAGCAGGCCAGGCAGCAGCCCCGTGAATACGCCAGCTGCAATATGGAACGTTGCATCCCCCACAACGCGACCCTGAACGCCCTTCGCTGAGGCGCGTTCAGTCGTCCTGCTGATCGGTCTTGAGCCGGTCCCGGAACGCTTTGGGCGAGATGCCGACGCGCCGGCGAAAAAGCCGGGTGAAGTTGGTCGGGTCGGAGAACCCGAGCATCTCGGAAATCTCGTAGATGGTCATGCCGGTATAGGTCAGCAACCGCTTGGCTTCCAGCAACTGGCGCTCGTGCATGATCTGCAATGCCGGTTGCCCCGCAAGTTCCCGGCAGGTGCCGTTGAGGTGCGACACGGAAATGCCCAGGCGATGGGCCAGATCCTCGACCTTGACGTGCTGGCGATAGGTTTCTTCCACCAGTTGAATGAACCCGTTGAGGTATTCCCGGGCGCGTTGCGGGCGCTGGGTCTGGGTACGTCGTTGCATCACCTGGCGGCTGACCCAGACCATGATCACGCTGACCAGGGCATGCATCAGCATTTCCCGGGCCGGTTGATGCCCCACATATTCATTCTGCAAGGCGCTGAACAGGCTGTTGAGGTACTCGGCGTTGTCCAGGGCCGGGTAGCTTTCAGCCTGGGCCAGGACGTTCACCGAATGCCCCAACTGCGCTTGCAAGTGCGTCACCAGTGGCGCCGCCAGGGTCACCACGTAACCTTCCACATCTTCGGAAAAACGAAAGCCATGCACTGACAGCGGCGGCAGGATCTGCACCGCCGGCTCGTCGAGTTGCGTGCGCAGGCCTTCGATTTCCAGTTCCGCCTGGCCCCTGAAGACGAACAGCAACTGGCACAGGTCAGCATGCCGATGGGGTTTGATCTCCCATTGATGCTCGCTGCTGCGCTTGGAAATGGTTTCGCAGTGAAGCAAGTCCGGCGTCGGCCAATCCTGGCTCTCGCCGTAGAGCTTGAACACCGGGATCGAAGGCAAGTCAGGTTTTTTCATAACGTGGATCCGGGCCAGGGGTTGCGGGCGATAATCGCACCAATTGGCAGAAAGAACAGGTATCGGCTCAGTTTTCCCCTTCAACTGACAGCTCCGCAAGCGAAAAATGCAGGCACTCGATCTATAACAATCAACACCGACCCTGGTCGCGTGCTTCGTGCGAGTCATAAGAACAATGAAAACCCTCAAGACCCAAGTCGCGATTATCGGCGCCGGCCCCTCTGGCCTGCTACTCGGCCAGTTGCTGCACAACGCCGGGATCGACACCGTCATCCTCGAACGCCAGGCCCCCGACTATGTACTGGGCCGTATCCGCGCCGGCGTGCTGGAACAAGGCATGGTCGACCTGCTGCGCCAGGCCGGCGTCGGCCAACGCATGGACGCCGAAGGCCTGCCCCACGACGGGTTTGAGCTGGTACTCAACGATCGGCGCGTGCACATCGACCTCAAGGGCCTGACCGGCGGCAAGAACGTCATGGTCTACGGCCAGACCGAAGTCACCCGTGACTTGATGGCCGCTCGCGAAGCCGCCGGCGCCCGCACGTTGTATCAGGTCGAAAACACCCAGCCCCACGCCATGCAAACCGACCAACCCTTCGTGACCTTCGAGCACCAGGGCGACACCTGGCGCCTGGACTGCGACTATATCGCCGGTTGCGACGGTTTCCATGGCGTGGCGCGACAGTCCATCCCGGCGGAAAAACTCAAGGTCTTCGAGCGAGTCTATCCGTTTGGCTGGCTCGGCGTCCTGGCCGATACCCCGCCGGTCCACGAGGAACTGGTCTACGCGCGGCACGAGCGCGGTTTTGCCCTGTGCAGCATGCGTTCCAAGACGCGTACCCGTTACTACCTGCAAGTACCCGCCGAGGAACTGGTCGCCGATTGGCCGGACGAGCGCTTCTGGACCGAACTCAAAGCCCGCCTGCCCGCCGACCTGGCCGAAACGCTGGTAACCGGCCCGTCCATCGAGAAGAGCATCGCGCCGCTGCGCAGTTTCGTGGTCGAGC
Encoded proteins:
- the arcC gene encoding carbamate kinase, with protein sequence MRIVIALGGNALLRRGEPMTAENQRSNIRTATEQIAKVHAGNQLVIAHGNGPQVGLLSLQAAAYTSVTPYPLDVLGAETEGMIGYIIEQELGNLLDFEVPFATLLTQVEVDGNDPAFQNPTKPIGPVYSQAEAQKLAAEKGWAIAPDGDKFRRVVASPRPKRIFEIRPIKWLLEKGSIVICAGGGGIPTMYDANGKLQGVEAVIDKDLCSALLAEQLESDLLVIATDVNAAYIDFGKPTQQAIVQAHPDDMEKLGFAAGSMGPKVQAACEFARNTGKVAVIGSLADIDAIVQGTAGTRISTATPGIVYR
- the pobA gene encoding 4-hydroxybenzoate 3-monooxygenase, with the protein product MKTLKTQVAIIGAGPSGLLLGQLLHNAGIDTVILERQAPDYVLGRIRAGVLEQGMVDLLRQAGVGQRMDAEGLPHDGFELVLNDRRVHIDLKGLTGGKNVMVYGQTEVTRDLMAAREAAGARTLYQVENTQPHAMQTDQPFVTFEHQGDTWRLDCDYIAGCDGFHGVARQSIPAEKLKVFERVYPFGWLGVLADTPPVHEELVYARHERGFALCSMRSKTRTRYYLQVPAEELVADWPDERFWTELKARLPADLAETLVTGPSIEKSIAPLRSFVVEPMQYGRMFLVGDAAHIVPPTGAKGLNLAASDVSTLFNILLKVYRDGRVDLLQQYSAICLRRVWKAERFSWWMTSMLHRFDNDDAFNQRISEAELEYFVDSEAGRKTIAENYVGLPYEAIE
- a CDS encoding DUF5064 family protein, giving the protein MAMFEPGHLHMERHALNKEDFSYNLCIDYTLEQDPKEGAGMSFRVHGTVEDKTLDETFFLAKDQAFDFARHATRIAQKYGLPKTASIGSMHKYYDEMFEDVRHQLDVKPGDPMKPEHLS
- a CDS encoding ornithine carbamoyltransferase, which produces MAFNMRNRSLLSLMHHTNRELHFLLDLSRDLKRAKYTGTEQPHLKGKNIALIFEKTSTRTRCAFEVAAHDQGAHVTYIDPVSSQIGHKESMKDTARVLGRMFDAIEYRGFEQEIVEELAKFAGVPVFNGLTAEFHPTQMIADTLTMREHSDKPLHDISYAYLGDARYNMGNSLLMIGAKLGMDVRIGAPKALWPHQDFIDQCQAFAVESGARITITEDPKEAVKGVDFIHTDIWVSMGEPVEAWDERIEQLLPYQVNAQMMKASGNPRVKFMHCLPAFHNSETKVGKDIAARYPNLANGVEVTEDVFESPANIAFEQAENRMHTIKAILVSALADI
- a CDS encoding helix-turn-helix domain-containing protein; translation: MKKPDLPSIPVFKLYGESQDWPTPDLLHCETISKRSSEHQWEIKPHRHADLCQLLFVFRGQAELEIEGLRTQLDEPAVQILPPLSVHGFRFSEDVEGYVVTLAAPLVTHLQAQLGHSVNVLAQAESYPALDNAEYLNSLFSALQNEYVGHQPAREMLMHALVSVIMVWVSRQVMQRRTQTQRPQRAREYLNGFIQLVEETYRQHVKVEDLAHRLGISVSHLNGTCRELAGQPALQIMHERQLLEAKRLLTYTGMTIYEISEMLGFSDPTNFTRLFRRRVGISPKAFRDRLKTDQQDD